A stretch of the Janthinobacterium sp. B9-8 genome encodes the following:
- the tkt gene encoding transketolase, with product MATRNDLANAIRALAMDAVQKANSGHPGMPMGMAEIGLSLWGNHMRFNPVNPHWADRDRFILSNGHGSMLQYALLHLTGYDVSMDDLKAFRQFHSKTPGHPELHYTPGVETTTGPLGQGITNAVGFALAEKLLARDFNKPGLDIVDHYTYVFLGDGCLMEGISHEACALAGTWGLGKLIAFWDDNGISIDGHVEGWFTDDTPKRFESYNWHVLSVDGHDVDALDAAIVAAKAVTDKPTMICCKTIIGKGSPNKAASHDCHGAPLGDAEIAATRAAIGWNHGPFEIPADVYAGWDKKESGARLESDWNALFAKYAAVYPAEAAEFKRRMSNELPANWQDVVKAAISDANTKAETIASRKASQNALNAYAPQVPEMLGGSADLTGSNLTNWKGCVSLKREGNELIGNHISYGVREFGMSAIMNGVVLHGGFRPYGATFLMFCEYALNALRMASLMKTNNLFVYTHDSIGLGEDGPTHQPVEQLQTLRCIPNHHVWRPCDTVESMVAWAHAIEQKSTPSSLIFSRQNLMFMARDEATIANIKKGGYVLKDVANPAVILIATGSEVELAVKAAEALAAEGIAARVVSMPSTNVFDGQDAAYKAAVLPRGVARLAIEAGTSDFWRKYVGLEGDVVGMDTFGESAPAGLLFKHFGFTVENVVAKAKAIIA from the coding sequence ATGGCAACGCGTAACGATCTAGCAAATGCAATCCGCGCTTTAGCAATGGATGCAGTTCAGAAGGCTAATTCAGGCCATCCAGGCATGCCGATGGGTATGGCGGAAATTGGCTTGTCGCTGTGGGGCAACCACATGCGCTTTAATCCAGTGAATCCACATTGGGCTGATCGCGACCGTTTTATCTTATCTAACGGCCACGGCTCGATGTTGCAATACGCCTTGCTGCATCTGACTGGCTACGATGTATCGATGGATGATCTTAAAGCATTCCGTCAGTTCCACTCCAAAACCCCCGGCCACCCAGAGCTGCATTACACCCCTGGTGTAGAAACCACGACTGGCCCACTGGGCCAAGGTATTACCAATGCGGTAGGTTTTGCGCTGGCAGAAAAACTCCTCGCTCGCGATTTCAATAAGCCGGGTCTGGATATCGTTGATCACTACACCTATGTATTCCTTGGCGATGGTTGCCTGATGGAAGGCATTAGCCACGAAGCCTGCGCTCTGGCTGGTACATGGGGGCTGGGCAAGCTGATTGCATTCTGGGACGACAACGGTATTTCTATCGACGGCCATGTAGAAGGCTGGTTTACCGACGATACGCCTAAGCGCTTTGAATCTTACAACTGGCATGTGTTATCTGTAGACGGCCACGATGTAGATGCGCTGGATGCCGCCATTGTTGCTGCGAAAGCAGTAACAGACAAACCAACGATGATCTGCTGCAAAACCATTATTGGTAAAGGCTCGCCAAATAAAGCGGCCAGTCACGATTGCCACGGCGCGCCACTTGGCGATGCTGAAATTGCCGCAACGCGTGCAGCTATTGGCTGGAACCACGGCCCGTTTGAAATCCCTGCTGATGTTTACGCAGGCTGGGACAAAAAAGAATCAGGCGCACGTTTAGAATCTGATTGGAATGCCCTGTTTGCTAAGTACGCAGCAGTCTACCCAGCGGAAGCCGCAGAATTCAAACGCCGTATGAGTAATGAATTGCCAGCGAATTGGCAAGATGTAGTAAAAGCTGCGATTAGCGATGCCAATACCAAGGCAGAAACCATTGCTTCGCGTAAAGCATCACAAAACGCGCTCAATGCCTATGCTCCACAAGTACCAGAAATGCTTGGCGGCTCTGCTGATTTGACCGGCTCCAACCTGACTAACTGGAAAGGCTGCGTTTCACTCAAGCGTGAAGGCAATGAGCTGATTGGTAACCATATCAGCTACGGCGTGCGTGAATTTGGTATGAGCGCCATTATGAACGGTGTGGTGCTGCACGGCGGTTTCCGCCCTTACGGCGCAACCTTCCTGATGTTCTGCGAATACGCGCTGAACGCGCTGCGTATGGCCTCACTCATGAAGACTAACAACCTCTTCGTTTATACCCACGATTCGATCGGTCTGGGTGAAGATGGCCCAACGCATCAGCCGGTAGAGCAATTGCAAACACTGCGCTGCATCCCAAATCACCATGTATGGCGTCCATGCGATACCGTAGAATCGATGGTGGCTTGGGCTCATGCAATTGAGCAAAAATCGACCCCTTCGTCCTTGATCTTTAGCCGTCAAAACTTAATGTTTATGGCGCGTGATGAAGCAACCATCGCCAATATCAAGAAAGGCGGCTATGTATTAAAAGACGTAGCTAATCCTGCTGTCATCTTGATTGCAACCGGCTCTGAAGTGGAGCTGGCGGTAAAAGCCGCTGAAGCCTTGGCCGCAGAGGGCATTGCTGCTCGCGTGGTCTCTATGCCATCGACCAATGTATTTGATGGGCAAGATGCAGCGTACAAAGCAGCCGTATTACCGCGCGGTGTGGCACGTTTAGCCATTGAAGCGGGGACTTCAGATTTCTGGCGCAAATACGTTGGCCTAGAAGGCGATGTTGTGGGGATGGATACTTTTGGTGAATCCGCTCCGGCTGGCTTATTGTTTAAGCACTTTGGCTTTACGGTAGAAAATGTAGTGGCTAAGGCAAAAGCAATCATTGCTTAA
- a CDS encoding peptidylprolyl isomerase, which translates to MVQATASHLLVSSEAKCEELKQEILAGADFAAVAKKHSSCPSSAQGGDLGSFGPGMMVPEFDKVVFSAPLNEVQGPVKTQFGYHLLIVNSRG; encoded by the coding sequence ATGGTACAAGCTACAGCAAGCCACCTTTTAGTAAGCAGCGAAGCCAAGTGTGAAGAATTGAAGCAAGAAATTCTGGCCGGTGCTGATTTTGCTGCCGTGGCTAAGAAGCATTCTAGCTGCCCTTCTTCTGCTCAAGGCGGTGACTTGGGCTCGTTCGGCCCGGGCATGATGGTGCCAGAATTTGATAAAGTTGTTTTCAGCGCGCCATTGAACGAAGTTCAAGGCCCTGTAAAAACTCAATTCGGTTATCACCTGCTGATCGTAAATAGCCGCGGCTAA
- the argS gene encoding arginine--tRNA ligase produces the protein MAVHPLLTSRFAAALAQVGAPDASPNVQVASKPEFGDYQANGIMGAAKALKMNPRALAEQVLACVDLAGIADKLEIAGPGFINITLNNEFLAQTLSTQQADARLGTGVAKTETVVIDYSSPNLAKEMHVGHLRSSIIGDSLTRIYSYLGHKVIRQNHVGDWGTQFGMLTAYMLENENQNSELELGDLEGFYRAAKVRFDADPAFADLSREYVVKLQSGDAKVRELWQRFLNISMKHCEDVYQKLGLLLTRDDVKGESSYNDDLPVVIDDLRAQGLLTESQGAQVVFLEEFRNKDGDAAAFIVQKQGGGFLYSTSDLATARYRTGVLGASRILYVVDARQGLHFQQLFTVARKAGFVPADTHLEHVAFGTMMGDDGKPFKTRSGELIKLVDLLSEAESRAFDLVSSKNPNMDEATRHHIAHAVGIAAVKYSDLSKHRTSDYVFDWNSMLSFEGNTAPYLQYAYTRIASIFRQAGSVDAHAKIELIEPAEHALALTLVQFPDILQQAANDTCPHVLCSYLYTLATRFSRFYDACPVLKAEGEIRSSRLALCQAAAKTMQTGLDLLGIEVLQEM, from the coding sequence ATGGCTGTTCACCCATTACTTACTTCCCGCTTTGCTGCGGCACTGGCCCAAGTCGGCGCTCCCGATGCATCCCCCAATGTGCAAGTCGCATCCAAACCAGAATTTGGCGATTACCAGGCAAATGGCATTATGGGTGCGGCCAAAGCCTTAAAAATGAATCCACGCGCCTTGGCTGAACAAGTGCTGGCCTGTGTTGATCTGGCAGGCATTGCCGACAAGTTGGAAATCGCCGGCCCCGGCTTTATTAATATCACCCTAAATAATGAGTTTCTGGCGCAAACGCTAAGCACTCAGCAGGCCGATGCCCGACTTGGCACAGGCGTAGCAAAAACAGAAACCGTGGTGATTGATTATTCCTCGCCGAATCTCGCCAAAGAAATGCATGTAGGCCATTTGCGCTCAAGCATTATTGGCGATTCGCTAACACGCATTTACAGCTATCTGGGCCATAAGGTGATTCGCCAGAATCACGTTGGCGATTGGGGCACGCAATTTGGCATGCTGACCGCCTATATGCTGGAAAACGAAAATCAAAATTCGGAGTTAGAGCTTGGCGATTTGGAAGGCTTCTACCGTGCCGCCAAAGTACGCTTTGATGCCGACCCTGCCTTTGCTGATTTATCCCGCGAATATGTAGTGAAGTTGCAATCGGGTGACGCGAAAGTACGCGAGCTATGGCAACGCTTTTTAAATATTTCAATGAAGCATTGCGAAGATGTGTATCAAAAACTTGGCCTCTTACTGACCCGCGATGATGTAAAAGGCGAATCCTCTTATAACGATGATTTGCCTGTTGTAATTGATGATCTGCGTGCCCAGGGTTTACTGACCGAAAGCCAAGGCGCACAAGTGGTGTTCCTTGAAGAATTTCGCAATAAAGACGGTGATGCAGCCGCCTTTATTGTACAAAAGCAAGGTGGTGGTTTTCTTTATTCCACATCAGACTTAGCCACGGCCCGCTATCGCACTGGCGTACTGGGTGCAAGCCGCATTCTCTACGTGGTTGATGCCCGTCAGGGGCTGCACTTCCAGCAGCTGTTTACCGTGGCCCGTAAAGCAGGCTTTGTGCCCGCCGACACTCACTTGGAACACGTCGCCTTTGGCACCATGATGGGCGATGATGGCAAGCCATTCAAAACCCGCAGTGGCGAACTGATCAAGCTGGTGGATTTACTCTCTGAAGCAGAAAGCCGCGCCTTTGATCTGGTCAGCAGCAAAAATCCAAATATGGATGAAGCCACCCGCCACCATATCGCCCACGCGGTAGGCATTGCTGCGGTGAAATACTCGGATCTATCCAAGCACCGTACCAGCGACTATGTCTTCGACTGGAACAGCATGCTCAGCTTCGAAGGCAATACCGCGCCGTATCTGCAATACGCCTACACCCGTATCGCCAGCATCTTCCGTCAGGCTGGCTCCGTCGACGCCCATGCCAAAATCGAGCTGATCGAGCCAGCCGAGCACGCTCTTGCGCTCACCCTTGTTCAATTCCCAGATATCTTGCAACAAGCAGCAAACGACACCTGCCCGCATGTTTTATGCAGCTACCTCTATACCCTAGCCACCCGCTTCTCACGCTTTTACGACGCCTGCCCAGTGCTTAAAGCCGAAGGTGAGATTCGCAGCAGCCGCTTAGCGCTTTGCCAAGCAGCCGCAAAAACAATGCAGACCGGTCTGGATTTATTGGGAATTGAAGTGCTACAGGAGATGTAA
- a CDS encoding porin gives MKKNILASLVLSTLIASPVFAEGFYIGADLGSSNMSADVNNQNLDKNNTAWGINGGYKFSPYLAAELGYRDFGKAEENYYGIASASLKAKAVQASVLASYPFNDAFSVFGRLGLASIKLTAEAKSDLIGYSTSSEETETKGLFGIGAQYAFNKNLSLRAEYNQYAKIEDLKLSTFTIGANYSF, from the coding sequence ATGAAAAAGAATATTCTTGCTTCCTTAGTTTTATCCACTCTAATTGCATCACCAGTATTTGCTGAAGGTTTTTACATTGGCGCAGACTTAGGTAGCAGCAACATGTCCGCAGATGTAAACAACCAAAACTTAGACAAAAACAACACGGCATGGGGCATCAACGGCGGTTATAAGTTTTCTCCATATTTAGCCGCTGAATTAGGTTACCGTGATTTTGGTAAAGCTGAAGAAAACTACTATGGCATTGCTAGCGCATCTCTTAAAGCCAAAGCAGTACAAGCATCCGTATTAGCCTCTTATCCATTCAACGATGCATTTAGTGTATTTGGCCGCTTGGGACTTGCAAGCATTAAACTAACTGCAGAAGCAAAGTCGGATTTAATCGGCTACTCCACGTCTAGCGAAGAAACTGAAACCAAAGGTTTATTTGGTATTGGTGCACAATATGCATTCAACAAAAACTTGAGCTTGCGTGCAGAATACAATCAATATGCAAAAATTGAAGATTTGAAATTATCAACATTCACCATTGGTGCAAACTACAGCTTCTAA
- a CDS encoding ABC transporter ATP-binding protein codes for MATVKLNHLSKSYDNKTQILTDINLDIKHGEFVVLVGPSGCGKSTLLRMLSGLESISGGEMLIDDKVVNDLPPAERGIAMVFQSYALYPHMNVYKNMAFGLRVAGENKAAIEKRILHAAGILKIDHLLDRLPRELSGGQRQRVAIGRAIVREPKLFLFDEPLSNLDASLRVQTRLEIAKLHRSLNATIVYVTHDQVEAMTLGDKIVVMSDCKIQQAGTPLELYQQPANLFVATFIGSPKMNLIEGEVIDATANGVGIKLSTGDTILAEVDGSNAKVGDLVKVGIRAEHLAEDQRFNERFSGTVSIVEHLGEANYVYLTLNNGQDIVVRGDGDREVHIGEQLEISAPAAAFHVFNQDGIALKRLRPGNMSTSKTK; via the coding sequence ATGGCAACTGTAAAACTCAATCATTTAAGTAAGTCTTACGACAATAAAACTCAGATTTTGACCGATATTAATCTGGATATTAAACACGGTGAGTTTGTGGTTTTGGTTGGCCCTTCGGGCTGTGGTAAATCCACCCTGCTGCGCATGCTCTCTGGCCTAGAAAGCATTAGCGGTGGCGAGATGCTGATCGACGATAAGGTGGTGAATGATTTGCCGCCTGCCGAGCGCGGCATTGCCATGGTGTTCCAGAGCTACGCGCTTTATCCGCATATGAATGTGTATAAAAATATGGCTTTTGGCCTGCGGGTGGCCGGGGAAAACAAGGCCGCAATTGAAAAACGTATTCTGCACGCCGCTGGCATTTTAAAAATCGACCATCTGCTCGATCGCCTACCGCGTGAGCTATCGGGTGGTCAACGCCAGCGTGTGGCCATTGGCCGCGCCATTGTACGCGAGCCTAAGCTATTTTTATTTGATGAGCCGCTATCCAATCTGGATGCGTCCCTGCGGGTGCAAACCCGTTTAGAAATCGCCAAACTGCATCGCAGCCTGAACGCCACCATCGTTTATGTGACCCACGATCAGGTCGAAGCGATGACGCTTGGGGATAAGATTGTGGTGATGAGTGATTGTAAAATTCAGCAGGCAGGCACACCGCTGGAGCTTTACCAGCAACCCGCCAATCTATTTGTAGCGACCTTTATTGGCTCGCCCAAAATGAATTTAATCGAAGGCGAAGTGATCGATGCAACAGCCAACGGCGTCGGCATCAAGCTCAGCACTGGCGACACCATTCTGGCCGAAGTCGATGGCAGCAACGCCAAAGTGGGTGATTTAGTGAAGGTAGGCATTCGCGCCGAGCACCTGGCCGAAGATCAGCGCTTTAATGAGCGCTTTAGCGGCACGGTGAGCATCGTCGAGCATTTAGGCGAAGCCAATTATGTTTATCTCACCCTGAATAACGGCCAGGATATTGTGGTGCGCGGTGATGGTGATCGGGAAGTACATATTGGCGAGCAATTAGAAATCTCAGCACCTGCTGCGGCTTTTCATGTCTTCAACCAAGACGGCATCGCCTTAAAACGCCTGAGGCCGGGCAATATGAGCACATCCAAAACCAAGTAA
- a CDS encoding YkgJ family cysteine cluster protein, with amino-acid sequence MNSQKIRFFRQRIPSFECIPGCHDCCGPVTTSSEEMSRLPRKSAAEQAAAMENLSCPHLGDQGCTVYLERPLICRLFGTTPALACPHGKRPELMIDEAIEKQIHQFFKETRQVLV; translated from the coding sequence ATGAATAGCCAGAAAATCCGTTTTTTTCGCCAACGCATTCCGTCTTTCGAATGCATTCCGGGCTGCCATGATTGCTGTGGCCCCGTCACCACCTCCAGCGAAGAAATGTCACGTCTGCCACGCAAAAGTGCCGCTGAGCAAGCAGCTGCCATGGAAAACCTGAGCTGCCCGCACTTAGGTGACCAAGGCTGTACGGTGTATCTGGAACGCCCCTTAATTTGCCGACTGTTTGGCACTACACCAGCACTCGCCTGCCCGCACGGCAAACGGCCCGAACTGATGATTGATGAAGCCATTGAAAAACAAATCCACCAGTTTTTTAAAGAAACACGCCAGGTACTGGTGTAA
- a CDS encoding GNAT family N-acetyltransferase — protein MIHFNTARLKLRTITIDDAAFYLKLINEPSWHQYIGDRGIRTLEEAKQAIVNGPLDMQIRLGFSLYLAELSETGEPIGLCGLLKRNYLEHPDLGYAFLPQYWKQGFANEAASGALKYAKEVLNLTQILATTDTENQPSMQLLQKLGFSFSKKIMLDKELNLFSLDL, from the coding sequence ATGATTCACTTCAATACAGCAAGACTTAAGCTGCGTACCATCACTATCGACGATGCCGCTTTTTATTTGAAACTCATTAATGAACCATCCTGGCATCAATATATTGGCGATCGGGGCATTCGCACTTTGGAAGAAGCCAAACAAGCGATTGTAAATGGCCCGCTTGATATGCAAATTCGTCTTGGATTTAGCCTTTATTTAGCGGAGCTCAGCGAAACAGGAGAGCCAATAGGGCTTTGTGGTTTATTAAAACGAAACTATCTGGAACACCCAGATCTAGGCTATGCTTTTTTACCTCAGTACTGGAAGCAGGGCTTCGCGAATGAGGCCGCAAGTGGCGCACTTAAATATGCAAAAGAAGTATTAAATCTTACCCAAATTCTTGCCACAACAGATACAGAGAATCAACCTTCGATGCAATTACTACAAAAACTTGGGTTTAGTTTTTCAAAAAAAATAATGCTCGATAAAGAACTGAATCTTTTCTCGCTGGATCTATAA
- a CDS encoding bifunctional diguanylate cyclase/phosphodiesterase, with product MLRLLGATLLLTVSVGSYFSYQILAEKFTEFEKKSISSHLDAADLLINEQLQTLKKFAGDYAIWDDSYAFMQTGDQKYIDSTYTYEVINNVGCDFIFLIHPNKKIALSVISSDFLDLDKGKVIISTQSTVADQLLNDLRFNINKEYPHSAIYFINKQVFILASSPIVKSNGSGPANGIVLMGRQISEERLKHLQKLSQTPFSILPVSGGIGEEISFQDHQYHAIREIKNTPPFSLNIDGIRPLYKEGKFAYILLIINLFSVWAISLLLVMFGLGHLIIRRITFYSQKLHRMSLGEQSDGRLQHSGSDEIDFLALSVNELLDEIENQHQKLIRDALYDPLTSLGNRSRLSEQLKLSISLLRRKTIQSFCLLLLDLDGFKMINDVHGHPAGDQLLIVLSKRILNTIRECDCAVRLGGDEFAILLINPQSIFMAEQVTERIRVQLALPIEYGHKTLRVSASIGLVYLEDDFPADIQPENLLKKADIAMYQAKQAGRDQVIVFDEQMEYLLNDYEKLELDLKSSIDNEQIDVSFQPILTADGKKLESLEVLGRWFHPKLGLINPDRFIPIAENARLIRRYTLGVLKKACLVAKMEFGIYPDLRLSVNISVQEMLEDDFFNDLHEILLETDYPPHLLNLEITESLFVKNESELAKPMQQCNEIGIKFHIDDFGSAYSSIARLHTLPIDVLKIDKAFIKRIGEGGEILIRAVIEMAHSLKMKVICEGVETTEQALCIIELGGDYIQGYLYSKPMAISELSMWLHKLNYNETREKIIP from the coding sequence GTGTTGCGTTTACTCGGTGCCACCTTATTGCTTACCGTCAGTGTTGGCTCGTACTTTTCTTATCAAATTCTCGCAGAAAAATTCACTGAATTCGAAAAAAAGAGCATTAGCAGCCATCTGGATGCTGCTGATTTACTTATCAATGAACAATTACAAACACTTAAGAAATTTGCAGGCGATTATGCAATCTGGGATGACAGCTACGCTTTTATGCAGACGGGAGATCAAAAATACATCGACTCAACCTACACCTACGAAGTAATTAATAATGTGGGTTGTGATTTTATATTTTTAATTCATCCCAATAAGAAAATTGCTTTATCAGTGATAAGTAGTGACTTCCTAGATTTAGATAAAGGAAAAGTCATTATCAGCACCCAAAGCACAGTAGCAGATCAGCTATTGAATGATCTACGTTTTAATATAAATAAAGAGTACCCACATTCGGCTATTTACTTTATCAATAAACAAGTATTCATTCTGGCAAGCTCGCCTATCGTAAAAAGCAATGGCAGCGGGCCGGCAAATGGTATTGTATTAATGGGTAGACAAATAAGTGAAGAAAGGCTCAAGCACTTACAGAAACTAAGCCAAACTCCGTTTTCAATTCTTCCTGTATCAGGCGGCATAGGCGAGGAGATATCCTTTCAAGATCATCAATACCATGCCATACGCGAAATCAAAAACACCCCTCCTTTTTCCCTAAATATTGATGGTATTCGGCCTTTATATAAAGAAGGGAAATTTGCCTACATTCTGCTTATTATTAATTTATTTTCTGTCTGGGCAATTTCACTTCTGCTGGTGATGTTTGGCTTAGGCCATCTTATTATCAGACGCATTACTTTTTACAGCCAGAAACTACACCGGATGAGCTTAGGAGAGCAATCTGATGGCCGGCTACAACACTCAGGCTCAGATGAAATCGACTTTCTCGCATTATCTGTTAATGAATTACTCGATGAAATAGAAAATCAGCATCAAAAGCTAATAAGAGATGCGCTATATGATCCGCTTACTTCATTAGGCAACCGTAGCCGTTTAAGTGAGCAATTAAAACTATCAATAAGCCTGCTACGCAGAAAAACCATTCAATCTTTTTGCTTGTTATTACTTGATTTAGATGGTTTTAAAATGATCAATGATGTTCATGGCCACCCAGCAGGCGATCAATTGCTCATTGTATTATCCAAGCGAATTTTAAACACCATCAGAGAGTGTGATTGCGCAGTGCGGCTGGGAGGGGATGAGTTTGCAATTTTGCTTATTAACCCTCAAAGTATCTTTATGGCAGAGCAAGTAACTGAAAGAATTCGTGTGCAACTTGCTTTACCGATTGAATATGGTCATAAAACACTACGTGTATCTGCCAGTATTGGCCTTGTTTACTTAGAAGATGATTTTCCCGCAGATATACAGCCTGAAAATTTATTAAAAAAAGCAGACATTGCCATGTATCAGGCCAAACAAGCCGGGCGAGACCAAGTAATCGTGTTTGATGAGCAAATGGAGTATTTACTCAATGACTATGAAAAACTGGAACTTGATTTAAAATCCAGCATCGACAACGAGCAAATTGATGTTTCCTTCCAGCCTATTTTAACAGCAGATGGCAAAAAACTAGAATCTTTAGAAGTATTAGGCCGCTGGTTTCACCCTAAACTGGGATTGATTAATCCGGATCGTTTTATTCCTATTGCAGAAAATGCCCGCCTTATTCGCCGCTATACTTTAGGTGTACTCAAAAAAGCATGTTTGGTTGCAAAAATGGAATTCGGCATTTACCCAGACTTACGCTTATCTGTCAATATCAGCGTTCAAGAAATGCTTGAAGATGATTTTTTTAATGATTTACATGAAATTCTTTTAGAAACAGACTACCCGCCTCATTTACTAAACCTAGAAATAACTGAATCACTCTTTGTCAAAAATGAATCAGAGCTAGCCAAACCCATGCAGCAGTGCAATGAAATTGGCATTAAATTTCATATTGATGATTTCGGCTCTGCTTATTCCTCCATCGCCCGCTTACACACTTTACCTATTGATGTATTAAAAATTGATAAAGCATTTATTAAACGAATTGGAGAAGGTGGAGAAATACTTATTCGTGCAGTGATTGAAATGGCGCATAGTTTAAAAATGAAAGTCATTTGTGAAGGTGTAGAAACCACAGAGCAAGCTCTATGTATTATTGAGCTGGGTGGCGATTATATTCAAGGTTATTTATATTCAAAGCCTATGGCGATTTCTGAGCTATCAATGTGGTTACACAAATTAAACTATAATGAAACGCGTGAGAAAATTATTCCTTGA
- a CDS encoding response regulator, translating into MALDHDENWMLEDDEDELSASAALVRQPWKLLIVDDEPDVHRATILALKNIVFKGRSLEILHAYSGQEGFDKLAEHHDIALAILDVVMETDDAGLRLVRRIRDELGNQLVRIVLRTGQPGHAPEQQVVLEYDINDYKTKTELVANKIFTTVIASLRSFESLYALEKSSQGLAKILEGATNLYQLHSLKEFASGVLKQVGAILNLGEYGMLCAQSKNNQQSFEVLAATGPFTPLLDGNVLPEDSRLLIALNTALNSKCSQSDYPYEVLYIAGRNSYDFVVHFSPPWPLEVVDRNLLDIFCERISAAMDNLYLYQQLRRSQEATVMALADLGEFRDQTTGDHVLRVQKLTDAIAGRLKAKNAFPEQMDNAFMEMVGMASILHDVGKVGTPDHILFKPGKLTPEERQIMDQHAPMGAAILARTVALVKGTTYLSLGAEIAGGHHEHFDGNGYPLGIKGEEIPLSARIVALVDVFDALLHKRPYKEPWTLDETMAYVRERSGSQFDPQIVAALDELVAEGLLPLDLLQDPSE; encoded by the coding sequence ATGGCACTGGATCATGATGAAAATTGGATGCTGGAGGATGATGAGGACGAATTATCCGCCTCTGCTGCGCTTGTGCGTCAGCCTTGGAAGCTGCTGATTGTTGATGATGAACCTGATGTTCACCGTGCCACTATTCTGGCGCTAAAAAATATTGTATTTAAGGGCCGTAGTTTAGAAATTTTGCATGCGTATTCTGGGCAGGAAGGTTTTGATAAATTAGCTGAGCACCATGATATCGCTCTGGCGATTCTGGATGTAGTCATGGAGACGGACGACGCGGGCTTACGCTTGGTGCGGCGCATCCGTGATGAATTAGGTAATCAGCTGGTCCGCATTGTTTTACGTACTGGCCAGCCGGGCCATGCGCCTGAGCAGCAGGTGGTGCTTGAGTACGATATTAATGATTACAAAACTAAAACAGAGCTTGTTGCTAATAAAATATTCACTACCGTAATTGCTTCTTTACGTAGCTTTGAAAGTTTATATGCCTTAGAAAAAAGCAGCCAAGGCTTGGCCAAAATACTGGAAGGGGCCACTAATCTTTATCAATTACATTCCTTAAAAGAATTTGCATCGGGCGTGTTAAAGCAGGTTGGGGCTATTCTAAATTTGGGCGAGTACGGCATGCTTTGCGCCCAGTCTAAAAATAATCAACAAAGTTTTGAAGTGTTAGCTGCAACTGGCCCATTTACCCCGCTTTTAGACGGCAATGTTCTGCCCGAAGATAGCCGCTTATTAATTGCGCTTAATACGGCATTAAATTCTAAATGTAGCCAGTCTGATTATCCCTATGAAGTTTTATATATTGCCGGACGCAATAGCTATGATTTTGTCGTGCACTTCTCGCCGCCCTGGCCTTTAGAAGTAGTAGATAGAAACTTACTCGATATCTTCTGTGAACGGATTTCGGCTGCGATGGATAATCTTTATCTTTACCAGCAATTGCGCCGCTCGCAAGAGGCCACTGTGATGGCCTTGGCCGATTTGGGTGAGTTTCGTGATCAGACGACTGGCGATCACGTATTACGGGTACAAAAACTAACCGATGCAATTGCGGGCCGGCTAAAAGCCAAAAATGCTTTCCCTGAGCAGATGGATAACGCTTTTATGGAAATGGTGGGCATGGCCAGCATTTTGCACGATGTAGGCAAGGTGGGAACGCCGGATCATATTCTGTTTAAGCCGGGTAAGCTGACGCCGGAAGAGCGCCAAATTATGGATCAACATGCACCTATGGGCGCAGCGATTCTGGCCAGAACGGTGGCCTTGGTTAAAGGCACCACTTATTTATCGCTGGGGGCCGAAATAGCAGGTGGCCATCACGAGCACTTTGATGGCAATGGCTACCCCTTGGGGATTAAGGGAGAGGAAATCCCCCTTTCTGCACGGATTGTGGCCTTGGTCGATGTATTTGATGCCCTGCTGCATAAGCGCCCCTATAAAGAGCCGTGGACCTTGGATGAAACCATGGCTTATGTGAGAGAACGCTCCGGCTCTCAGTTTGATCCGCAGATTGTGGCGGCTTTAGATGAGCTAGTGGCAGAGGGCCTGCTGCCTTTGGATTTATTGCAAGATCCGAGTGAGTAA